CTTTTTGCGAGTATATAAACCATTCTACATATTGTCGAGAGATCCATCGCTAATGCAGAAGCCTAATCAGTCCAGCTAAATTACTAACAAGTATGCTACTGAACAGCATGTGATCCACTTTGCTGCCATGGCCGACACCATCCATTTGGATTACATCGTACAGTGCTATCCTTCTAACTAACAACAAGATTTGATCAACTTTTACTCGACTCTCTAGAAATATACTACGGAGTACTACTACTAAATTAACGAACGAGAAAGCTTAATTAGCCGCCTTCTCATGAGAGTCACGGGTCATGTGTTGTTGGAGGAGATCGTGTGTTGGATCACGGGCACTCGCCCCAGCCCTCTTCGGCGTCCACGGCGGCGGCCGGTCTGCTGGCGCGCGCGCGGCCCATGGACGAGACCACCTCCACGAGCACCCTCGCCGGCACGTGCGCGCACGCCTCCAGCCGCCGGAGCGCGTCGCCGGCCTCGTGGGCGCCGCCGACGTGAGCCGCCATCACCTCCAGGCACAGCGCGGCCGCCATCGCGACGCGCAGCGGCACCTTCCTCGGCGCCGCGGCCACGGCCCGGAGCGTGCGCGCGGCCGCCGCGGCGCGCCTGCGCGCCACCCCCGCCGGAAGGCCCATCTTCTTGGCccacccctcgagcacctcctcgCCCCGCGCGCGGGGGCTGCTCCTGATCTTGGGCCTCCGCCCCACCGGCGCCGGAGTCGTTGTCGTCGCAGAGTCGGCCGTGGACACGCATGAGCTCGACGTGGTCATCCCGGACAGggcctcctgctcctcctcgtcctccttaGACGCAGCGAGGCGCGTGCGGCGGTGGCGGGAGGCGAGGAAGTTGGCGCCGTGGACCCTGGCGTCGCAGGGCGCGCAGAGGAACGCCGCGTCGGCCGCGCAGTGCACGTCCGCCGGCGCGCCGCACAGCGCGCACCTCGCCGTCGCGCCGCACATCTCCGCCAGCCTCAGCACTCTCTCGCTCTCGCACGTAGGGTGAGGCGGGGTTGCGTCGCGCGCTCTTCTAGACTCGCAGCCGGGAGAGACGAGACGATGGACGACGAACGACGGCGAGGCAGCGTGGTGTGCTTCTCCTCGCCCGGGCGCGTATTTAAAGACGACGACCGAGCTAGCCAGCTCGCGAGGTGGGCGCTCGGTGGTGAGATCTTTTCCGCTCCCCACGTCCCCCGGTATCGTACACGTGCAGTTTGCGTGGTCATGGGCGCGGGCCGCGAGCGGCGTCCGATCCTGGCCCCGATCGCCGCGACGTGGAGGCACCGCGGCCGTCCCGGCCGCTCCCGCGATTCGCAGCGGCCTCACGCCCATCGATCGACGGCATCATGAGCGGTGGCCATGTGGTCGCCCGGCGCGCGGTCGACACCTGGTGGCGCACTGCGCCGTCGACCCCCACAAGTGGCTGCGGTTGATCGACCGCGACGCGAGGGCCGACGTGAGCCGCGAGTTTGAGAGGGGCGTCGCCATCGGCGGGATGCGCCGATGGAGGCGTAGAGCCATCCGTGGCCACGAAACCTCGTCCCCCTCGAAGTACGCCGGCCCGCCCCTCGCTGTCGGGGCACGGTCGGTCGTTCGTGGCTTTGCTTTGTCGCGCTCCGGTGCCTGCCGCCGCTGATTCTTTAGCCCGTCGTACAAGCAAGGAAGCTCTGCCATGGGGTGCTACGTGCTAGTGCGTTGAATTCCCGGCTCCTCCGAATTTTTTACAGAAACTTCGCCATCCGTATCGTTCTTTCGACATGTCGC
The sequence above is drawn from the Triticum aestivum cultivar Chinese Spring chromosome 7A, IWGSC CS RefSeq v2.1, whole genome shotgun sequence genome and encodes:
- the LOC123154751 gene encoding B-box zinc finger protein 32-like, yielding MGVRPLRIAGAAGTAAVPPRRGDRGQDRTPLAARAHDHANCTCTIPGDVGSGKDLTTERPPRELASSVVVFKYAPGRGEAHHAASPSFVVHRLVSPGCESRRARDATPPHPTCESERVLRLAEMCGATARCALCGAPADVHCAADAAFLCAPCDARVHGANFLASRHRRTRLAASKEDEEEQEALSGMTTSSSCVSTADSATTTTPAPVGRRPKIRSSPRARGEEVLEGWAKKMGLPAGVARRRAAAAARTLRAVAAAPRKVPLRVAMAAALCLEVMAAHVGGAHEAGDALRRLEACAHVPARVLVEVVSSMGRARASRPAAAVDAEEGWGECP